A window of the Scleropages formosus chromosome 5, fSclFor1.1, whole genome shotgun sequence genome harbors these coding sequences:
- the lbx2 gene encoding transcription factor LBX2: MSSTRDMKAGSALQSSGEERRRAPLDQLPPPANSNKPLTPFSIEDILNKPSIKKSVSATLCAPRALEKVAASGATRNGINTPSSPLCALEELASKTFKGLEVSVIQAAEGREHLSAFGQRQASKKRRKSRTAFTNHQIYELEKRFLYQKYLSPADRDQIAQQLGLTNAQVITWFQNRRAKLKRDLEEMKADVESLKKIPPQALQKLVSMDEADEPQGSSGAISPSISPSSQGHGVFPQSPFSSRDQTTDEFSEEDEEIEVDD, translated from the exons ATGAGCTCCACTAGAGACATGAAGGCGGGATCCGCGTTGCAGTCCAGCGGAGAGGAGCGCAGGCGAGCGCCCCTGGATCAGCTCCCACCGCCGGCCAACTCCAACAAGCCCCTCACCCCGTTCAGCATCGAGGACATTCTGAACAAACCGTCCATCAAGAAGTCCGTCTCGGCCACGCTCTGCGCGCCCAGGGCTCTGGAGAAAGTGGCCGCATCGGGGGCCACCAGGAACGGTATAAACACCCCGTCGTCCCCGCTGTGCGCCCTGGAGGAACTGGCCAGCAAAACGTTCAAAGGTCTGGAAGTGAGCGTCATTCAGGCTGCAGAAG gtCGCGAGCACCTGAGCGCTTTCGGTCAGAGACAGGCCTCGAAAAAGAGACGGAAGTCCCGCACCGCTTTCACAAACCATCAGATCTACGAACTGGAGAAGCGCTTTTTGTACCAGAAGTACTTGTCCCCCGCAGACAGGGACCAGATAGCGCAGCAGCTGGGTCTGACCAATGCCCAGGTCATCACCTGGTTCCAGAACAGACGGGCTAAGCTCAAGAGAGACTTGGAGGAGATGAAAGCTGACGTGGAGTCGCTGAAGAAGATTCCACCGCAGGCTCTCCAGAAGCTCGTGAGCATGGATGAGGCCGACGAGCCGCAGGGCAGCTCAGGGGCAATATCCCCAAGCATCTCTCCGTCCTCCCAAGGACATGGAGTGTTCCCCCAGTCCCCTTTCTCATCCAGAGACCAAACCACCGACGAGTTCTCAGAGGAGGATGAAGAAATCGAAGTAGATGATTGA